In Desulfosalsimonas propionicica, the DNA window TCCCCACGTTTGGCCGCCCGACAACCGCCATGCGGACCGGATCGCTTTCCGTTTCTGTTTTGGTTTCCGGCAGTGCGGCCGCCACGTCGTCGAGCAGGCCGGCAATCCCGTGGCCGTGGGCAGAGGAGAGGGCATACAGGGGTTCTGCGCCCAGTGCATAAAATTCGTAGAGATGCTCTTCCCGGCCGGGATGATCGATTTTGTTGACCGCGAAAAATACAGGCATCGAAAATCCGCGCACCAGGTCCACCAGGTCCCGGTCAAAGGCGGAAATGCCGCTTGCGCCGTCAAACAGGAGGATTACAGCGTCGGCGTCTGCGATGGCCTGGCGGATCTGGTCATGGGTTTTTTGGGCAAAAGCGTCCTTGTCCAGGGCAAAAAAGCCCCCGGTATCCACAATGTCAAAATCCACATCGTTCCAGGATGCAGCAGCATAGTGACGATCCCGGGTCACGCCGGGAAAATCGTCCACAAGCGCGCTGCGTGTTTTGGTCAGCCGGTTGAACAGCGTGGATTTGCCCGCGTTGGGAGGGCCTACAATGGCGACAACAGGTTTCATGAAAGTCTATATTTTATAGATGATACGATTTTCAGTAATGATAATATCAACAGCTTTGTCATGGGATTCCATGGGCAGCACTCCATAGACCTGGTTTTCAAGGGCAAGTCCGACTTTTCGGGCGGTGTTGGGCAAAAGGGGCATCAGCCGGTCGTACCGTCCTGAGCCGTCACCCAGGCGCCCGCCTTTTTCATCAAAGGCAACGCCCGGAATCAGGGCAATATCAATATTGTCAAAGGAAACCGGCTTACACTGGTCAGGATCAGGTTCAAAGTCATGTCCGGATGCGGCTTTGATCTCTGTTTCCATTCCGGTGATCTTCAACAGCCGGCAGCCGGTCTGTTTTTTCTGGTCAAACAGCGGCAGCACCACTTCCTTGCCAAGCCGGGGGCATGCCTCAATGATGCGCGACAGGTCAATCTCCACGCCCCGGCTCAGATAAAACAGCACTATTTCAGATTCCTGGAAATTGGCAAACTCCAGCAGTTGCTCTTCGATCCGGGCCTGTTTTTGCGCCAGTTCCCGGCTGTTTAACGAAGTGATTCGCTCCCGGGTTTCTCTGCGAAGGGCCAGTTTTTTGTCTTTGACATCTTCCATAACCATTCTCCAAGTCTGGTAAGCGCTGAAACACCATAGCGTAAAAACGTGCAATTTGCAATAATCATTGACGAATTGGCAGGGGCATGGTACTTAATTAAAGTTTGCCATCATTAGAAATCTCCAAGAATTATTTAAAATATTTAATATAGGGATCTTATGCTGGAAATCAAGTATGTGCGGCAAAATTTGGAGGATGTCCGCAATGCCCTTTCCAAAAGGGGTGATACTGCAGATCTGGAAACTTTTGCCGGCGCTGATGAAAAACGCCGCCGGATCCTGGCTGAACTCGAGGAACTGCGCCATCGCAGAAATGTGGTTTCCGATGAGATCGCGGCCATGAAAAAGCAGGGGCAAAGCGCAGATGAGCAGATTGCGCAGATGAAAGAGGTCAGCACGCGGGTCAAGACCCTGGAGCAGTCCCTGGGCGAATACGAATCCCGGATCAACGAGATTATGATCCGGATTCCCAACATGCCCCATGAAAGTGTTCCCGAAGGCCGGGATGAAGATGACAACGCCGTGGTCCGGCACGTGGGCCGCCCCCCGGAGTTTGATTTCGAACCTTTGCCCCACTGGACCGTGGGTGAAAACCTGGGCATCCTGGATTTTGAACGGGCCGCCAAGATTGCCGGAGCCCGGTTTCCGCTCTACATGGGTGATGCGGCCTTGCTGGAGCGGGCCCTGATATCATTTATGCTTAGCCTGCACACCCTGGAGCACGGCTACAAAGAGGTGTTGCCGCCGTTTATTGTCAACCGCCATTCCATGACCTGCACCGGTCAGCTGCCCAAGTTTGAAGAGGATTTGTTTAAGCTCGAGGGCCGGGATTATTTTCTGATCCCCACAGCCGAGGTGCCTGTCACCAATATCCATCAGGACGAAATCCTTGACGAAACCCATCTGCCCGTTTATTACACAGCCTTTACCCCGTGTTTCCGGGCCGAGGCCGGTTCTTACGGAAAAGACACCCGGGGCTTGATCCGGCAGCATCAATTTAATAAAGTGGAGCTGGTCAAATTCGCTGCCCCGGAAAATTCCTATGATGAGCTGGAAAAGCTGCTTTCAGACGCTGAATCCGTTTTAAAGGCCCTGGAGCTAGCCTACCGGGTGGTGCTGCTGTGCACCGGGGACATGGGATTTGCATCCGCCAAAACCTATGATATTGAGGTGTGGATGCCGGCCCAGCAGAAATACAGGGAAATTTCCTCCTGCAGCAACTTTGAATCGTTTCAGGCCCGCCGGGCGGGTATCCGGTTTAAGCGCAAGGGGCGCAAGGGCACGGAGCTGGTGCACACCCTAAACGGTTCCGGACTGGCGGTGGGCCGCACACTGGCTGCATTGCTGGAAAATTATCAACAGGCCGATGGCAGCGTGGTGATCCCCGAGGCCCTGCGGCCGTATATGGGCGGCAAGGAAAAAATTACCCTGTGAGAGTCGATCAGTTTCCCAAAGACATTCAGCCGTACCTGATTCCCGGGCCAGGCGGCGATTTGATATATCGATGTCTGAACTGCCAAAAGGAGTTCGGCATCCGGCATCTGCTGTATACCTGCCCGGCGTGCGGGCATGTGCTTTTGCTCTATGATACCGATTTTGAGCGGTTAAAAAAGATTTCCGGGCCCATGTGGCGGCGGATTTTTGATTACCGCAGGATGCTCAATATCCCCGCCTTAAACGGTATTTACCGGTATCATGAGTTAATCGGCCCGGTTCTGCCCCTGGATGCCGCAGTCTTCCTCGGCGAAGGCCATACCCCGGTTGTCGAAGCAAACGCCCGGCTCCAGAAAAAAGCCGGAATCCGGTTTTATTTTAAAAACGACGGCCAGAACCCGAGTGCTTCTTTCAAGGACCGGGGGATGGCCAGTGCCCTTAGCTATATCCGCTATCTGCTCCAGCAGGGATATGTTTCTGACGTGCTGGCGGTGTGCGCCTCAACGGGAGACACGTCTGCGGCCGCAGCGCTTTATGCCTCGTTTCTGCATCCGGATGTCAAGTCCGCGGTTTTGCTGCCCCACAAGCGCGTCACCCCCCAGCAGCTTTCCCAGCCCCTGGGAAGCGGGGCAATGGTCTTTGAAGTGCCCGGGGTCTTTGATGACTGCATGAAAATCGTGGAGCACTTGTCAGAGCATTACAACGTGGCCCTGCTCAACTCCAAAAATGCCTGGCGTATCCTGGGCCAGGAATCCTATTCTTACGAGATCGCCCAGGGATTTGAATATGACATGGCCGGCAAGGCCGTTGTGGCGCCGGTGGGCAATGCCGGTAACATTACGGCCATCATGAGCGGCTTTCTCAAGTTCCATGATCTGGGCATCATAGAGGATCTGCCGCGGATTGTGGGGGTGCAGTCCGAGCATGCCAACCCGGTTTACAAGTATTATCTGGAGCCGGATCCGGAAAAGCGCTGTTTTGAACCCGTGCAGGTCAAGCCGAGTGTGGCCCAGGCCGCCATGATCGGAAACCCCGTGTCCATGCCCCGGGTCATCCGGCTGGTGGCCGAATACAACAGGCGGGCCGGACAGCAGAAGGTTTTTGTGGAGGAGGTAACCGAACAGCAGATCATGGATTGGCAGCTGCGGGCCAACCGGAACGGCCACGTGGTCTGCACCCACGGTGGGGAATGTCTGGCGGGTCTGGTGGCGGCCAAAAAGAGCGGCAAAATTGCCGCGGACGAGACCGCAATACTGGATTCAACCGCACACGCACTGAAATTTGCCGATTTCCAGCAGATGTATTTTGACAACAACTTTCCCCCGGAATACGGGATTATCCCCAGGGACGAACTGGTCAATGCCCCGGAGTTGGTCTGCCCTGAAGATCTGGACAAAGTTCCCCGGCCCGGCCGCCCCTTGTCCGGAGACGATTTGGCCCATTTTGTTCAAAGAACTGCTGAAGATATTGCCATGCGCCTTGATTTGAAAAAGGTGTGATCCGGATGAAACCGCATCGTTTGTTTGCCTTGTGCATACTGCCGGTACTCCTCTGCGGGGTGATTTTGTTTTTCGCCCCTGGCAGGAGCCTTGCGGTGTTTTACCAGAAGCATTACATGGTGGAACGGGACAGGGACAAGGATATCCTGTGTGATCCGTACGTGGTGCAGAAAGATGATTTTGTCATCCGGCTTCTGGAGCAGCGGGGGGATATTGCGCACAAGGATTTTCCGAAATTTCTGGATATTTTCAAGCGGATCAATCCCCGGGTCCGGGATATGGACCTGATATACCCGGATCAGCAGATTCTGATTCCGCTGCGCATCCTTGAGCCCGGGACCCTGACAGGCCAGGAAACCGGTCAGGTGACCATCCCGGTCATTCCTATCACTGGCCTGTCTGAAAATCTCAAACAATTTGCCGATCCCTATACCGTTCAATACGGAGACTGGATTTCCCGGCTCATATCCGAGCGGTTCGGTCGGTATGGCTCAGACGGTTACAATCGGGGCATGCGCCTGTTTAAGATGATGAATCCCGAAATCAGGGATCCGGACAACGTGCGGGCCGGTGCCCGGATTCGCCTTCCGGATCCGGAAATCAAAGAAAAGCCGTGGTATTCCGATGTGATGGATCAGGCCCGGCCTTCGGCTGCACCGGCGCCTTCTGACAAAGACAATGCCGTCGTGCCCGGGCGGGCCGCCAATATCCCTGCCGATATCATTGAAGAAAGCCAAAACAATGCCAAAACAGGCAGGCCTTCGGTTTCTGTTCAGTGGTTTGCGGACTTGTCCGTACTGGCCAAGGCGGCGGAAATTTTAGATGCCCGCATTTTTAACAAGGGACGGTATTTTTTTCCCAGATCCGGGGAAAGGGACTTGTCCCTGGATCTTTCGAAAACACCGGTGCTTGAACTCTCCGACGGCAGAAAGTTTCTGCTGACCCGGCGCCAGTGGATCAGCCCCGGTGATCAGGCCGTGCTCCAGGTCTACTGGCGGAACCTGGAGGTATTGTTTGTCCCCAGGCAGCCGGCGTTGACCTGGCTGTTGGAAAAGCTCATCCCAAAGCTGGACCCGGATGGTTATCAACACCGGATGGAAATTGAAGACAAAGGCCTGAGCACGGTATTGCGGGGCCAGTTCATTTACCAGCCGTCGAAAGGCCAGGACACGATTTATTTAAATATTTTTTCTGATCCGGAGATGAAAACCCCTGAGCCTGTATGCGCCTATCTGGAATCCCGGGCTGTCACGGTGCGGGATTGGGTGGAAACCCCGGAAAAGTCCGGCTGGATTCTCCATGATACTGAGCCGTCCAATGCCCGCCGTCCGGAATCACCGGCCGTGCAGACCCGGCGTCCGGACCGGCTGGTGCGCCTTTTGGTGGAAAAGCTCGGCTACACTTATCATGAAAACGTTGAGGTCTGTTTTCCCTATGCCGGCTTTCAGGTCCGGGCTGCGGCCAACCTGCTGTCACTTGGGCAAAATGCAGAAATGCTGATTGATTACGGAGATCTGCAGGGAGATGCCGTTGACGCCATTGAGAAAACCGGTTTTCAGGTACTGCAGATACAGCCGGGCAATGAACCGGATGCGATTCTGGAGCAGCTCGGGGATGTATTGAATCTGGAAATCATGGATGATCCCATTTTCTGGATGGCCAATCGTCCCCGTATTCACAATATTTCCCTGCAGGTGCCCGGGTTTTTGGTAAGCAGCCGGGAGAAGGGCGGGGAAAAACAGGTACTGCTCTCACATGTCCCGGTTGCCCGGGAGTTTCTTACATATTTTGATCAGCAAAATATTTCCGTTATCCGGATACGCTGACCACGCACCACTGCCAAGACAAGAGCAAAGGAAAGACGGGCTATGGAAAGAAAAAAAATGGCGTTTGTGAAGGTGTTCGGGATCGTTTGTATCAGTATCATGCTTTGCGCCTGTGCCCATACCGGAGCTTCCACGGCCAAGAAGCAGCAGGCGGATGCAGCCCGTAACCTTGGGGAGGCCTATATGGCAGACGGCAATTATACCCGGGCATTGCGGGAGCTGTTGAAAGCCGAACACCTAAACCCAAATGATCCGTATGTTCACAATGCATTGGGACTGACCTATCTGGCAAAAGAGAATCCGGAAAAGGCTGTCTCGCATCTGGAGCGGGCCCTGGAACTGCGGCCCGAATATTCTCCGGCCCGCAATAATCTCGGTGCTGCCTACATCGCCCTTGAGCAGTGGGACAAGGCTGCCGAATGCTTCGAGCAGGTGGCAGATGATTTGCTGTATACCACCCCTTTTTACCCCTTGACCAATCTTGGCTACATTTATTACCAGACCGGTGAATACGAAAAGGCCGAAAAATATTACAATGAAGCCCTGGAGCTGGAGTATGACTTTCCCAAGGCGTTACACGGCCTGGGGCAGGTGTATATGGCCACCGGTGATATAAACAAGGCTGTGCGGTATCTGGAGCGGGCAAAAGAAAACGCGCCAAAGTCGGCTATGATCTGCATGGATCTGGGCAGGGCCTATACCCGGCAGCATGAATACCACAAGGCCATAGACGCCTACAAGAAAGCCGCAGCCATAGCCGATGGCTCCGCTCTGGCCGACCAGGCGCGGCAGAAGGCGGAAGATGTCAGAAACATGTGGTAAAAAGGGGCATGGCAGTGGTTAAAAGTTCAGAATAAGCGGCGGGCCTGGAAATTCATCAAATTCGGTTTGGCCGAATACATAAATGGCTGTTTCATCAATGAGTGCCATCCGGGTGCGGGCTTCGTGCTCGCCTATGGTGGCAATGTTTGTGCCCCGCATGATCAAAGCCTCCACTGGAACCTGTTTTAATTGTTCAGATGCGTTTTCCGCCCTTCTGATCATTTCCGCATAATGCCGCTTCTGATCCATGAGCCGGGTATAAATATCCGTGTCAGGTGCTGCTGATTCGAGCAGGGGGATGACCAATTCCAGGGATGCCTTCCAGTCCTGCGCCTTTTCGGGCATGATGCTGAAAAAATGGCACAAAAATGATACCACCGGCGGTAAAAATGCGATCCGGCTGTTTCTCAGCATCACACGGGCCAGCAGGACATCACGGCGGTGGGCAATATGCTGGTCCATGGCAGAGACTACCTGGTCGTCCATGTGCCGGTTCAGCTTCAGGCGCCGGATGTAGGAGATCAGGCTGTCCCGGGGCACGGGCATGGCTTTTGTCATGGTGTTGTCCGGAAATATCAGGCGGGTGTGGATGTTGTTTTCACAAAGGATCTGCTGCAGCCTGCTTATATCATCTTCTGTCGGTTCCATCTTCTCAAGCAAAGGCTCTATGGCGCACTGACCTTCCTGGTCCGGGTAAAAAATCAGCTCCAGCAGGCTGCACACCTCAGCGTCATCCCCATATTCAAGTTTCGGTTCCAGATCCCGGGCGGAGGATACCCCGGTCATGGACTCCAGGTAATGCACCACCTGCCGGCTTAAAACAATTTCGGCTTCCAGTTGCTGTAAAACCGCTTGGGCCAGTTTTTCGGTAATGTCCTGCATATAAGCCCCGTTTTGCGCAAATAGGCGATGTAAGGGAAACAAAAAAAGGGGTGCTGATAACAGCACCCCTTGATCTGGTTTGTGGCGGGAGCGACGAGACTCGAACTCGCGACCTCCGGCGTGACAGGCCGGCGCTCTAACCAAACTGAGCTACGCCCCCGAATAACAGCAATTCATTCTTTTTCCAGGAAATGGTAGGCGGAACAGGGCTCGAACCTGTGACCTACGGCTTGTAAGGCCGTCGCTCTCCCAACTGAGCTACCCGCCCCCCTTGTCCAGTTCCTGTCGGGGCTCCGGTTCGGAGATCCCCTGTCTGCGGCCGGTCATCAAAAAAGATTACCGTCAAACAGAATCTGCTTTCTACCAACTATCAAAGAGGCTGTCAAGCCAAAAAGCAATCATGTTTTGCGTTTTTAAATATCGGCAATGGCCGGTCTGTCATTGTCGGAAGATTTTCCGGGATCCCGGGGCGGAAAGTCGGGAATTTCCGCCTCGCCGTCATCCCGGCGGTACAGATAGCTGCCTTCTTCCACCACAATGGCCCGGCCAATGACCTCGTCCATGTGCTGCACCGGTACGATTTGGATCTGGCGCATAATGGTGGCCGGAATTTCTTTTAAATCCTTTTCATTGTCTGCGGGAATGATCACGTTGTGGATTCCCGCCCGGTGGGCTGCAAGGATTTTTTCCTTCAGGCCGCCCACCGGCAGCACCCGGCCCCGCAGGGTGATCTCGCCGGTCATGGCCAGATCCCGGCGCACGGGCAGACGGGTGAGAGTGGAAATAATGGATGTGCACATGGCAATTCCCGCCGACGGTCCGTCTTTTGGCGTGGCGCCTTCGGGCACATGGATGTGAATATCAAATTTTTCATAGAATTTCGGGTCAATGTTGAACTGGCCGGAGCGGGACCGCACGTAACTGATGGCCGCCCGGGCCGATTCCTTCATCACATCCCCGAGTTTGCCGGTGACATTGAAATCGCCCTTGCCAGGCATAATGGCGCTTTCCACGTAAAGCAGTTCCCCGCCGAACTGGGTCCAGGCAAGACCGGTGACAATGCCCACCAGGTCTTTTTCTTCTAACTGACCGCGCCGGTACTGGACCGGGCCCAGGTATTTTTCCACAGACCTGGAATTGACATGGATGACCTTATCCGCTCCGGTTTTGGCTACCTTGCGGGCGATTTTCCTGCAGATAGAGGCGATTTCGCGTTCCAGATTGCGCACCCCGGCCTCCCGGGTATAATTGCGGATAATGGTGTAAACGGCATTTTTGGAAAATTTGACTTTCTCCACGTCCAAGCCGTTTAGACGGATCTGCTTGGGCACCAGAAACAATTCAGTGATATTGTACTTTTCATACTCAGTGTAGCCCGGCAGGCGGATGATTTCCATACGGTCCTGCAGAGGCACCGGAATATCGGGCAGGGTGTTGGCCGTTGTAATAAACAGAATATCAGACAGGTCATAGTCCATATCCAGGTAATGATCGTTGAATCCGTAATTCTGCTCCGGATCCAGCACCTCGAGCAGGGCCGCGGAAGGATCTCCCCGGAAATCCATGCTCATTTTGTCCACTTCATCCAGGCAGAACACCGGATTGTTGGCACCGGCCTTGCGCAAGCTCTGGATGATCTTTCCGGGCATGGCGCCGATATAGGTGCGCCTGTGGCCCCGGATTTCCGCCTCGTCGCGTACGCCGCCAAGGGAAAGACGGACAAATTCCCGGCCTGTGGCCCGGGAGACCGATTTGGCCAGGGAGGTCTTGCCCACCCCGGGCGGGCCCACCAGACAGAGGATCGGGCCCCGGATTTTTTTCACCAGGGCCTGGACCGCAAGGTATTCCAGGATCCGTTCCTTGGGCCGTTCCAGCCCGTAATGGTCCTCGTCGAGAATTTTTTCGGCTTCGTCGATGTCTTCTGAAATTTCGCTTTTTTCAAACCACGGCAGGCTCAAAATCCAGTCGATGTAATTGCGTGTGACCGTTGCCTCGGCCGACATGGGCGTCATGCGCTTGAGTTTGTTAAACTCGTGGCGGACTTTTTCCTCTGCTTCTTCAGGCAGCTCTTTGTTTTCAATCCGCTCTTCGAGTTCCTTTAACTCGTTGTCTTCGGATTCGTCTTCGCCCATCTCCTTTTTAATGGCCCGGATCTGTTCATTGAGATAGTAGTTTTTCTGGCTCTGCTCCATCTGCTTTTTGATCCGGTTCTTGATCCGCTGATCGGTCTGGAGGATTACGGTCTCCTGATTGATCAGCTCGATGAGATAGGTGAGCCGTTCGGTCAGCGACTGGGTTTCAAGCAGTTGCTGGTTGTCCCGGGCCTTGAAGGAAAACTGGGCCGCCGCAGTGTAGAGCAGCTCCACCGGATCGGTGAGATTGGAGATGGTCTCAACGGTTTCCTTGGATATGTTTTTGTTTTGCTGGGTGTATGCCTTGAAGGCATCCACCACGTTGCGCAGGTATGCCTCTCTTTCGCCTTCCTCAAGGTCGGGCTCTTCGAGAAGCTCCAGGTGGACTTTAAAGAAACTCTCGCTGGCCTCAAAATCAGTGATTCTCGCCCGATGCTTGCCCTCCACCACGGTTTTGACCGTTCCGTCGGGCAGGCGCAGCATCTGAAGCACCTTGGCCACGGTCCCGATCCGGTTGATGTCTTTTTGCTTGGGGTGATCCTCTCCCGGATTGGTCTGGGTGG includes these proteins:
- a CDS encoding 5-formyltetrahydrofolate cyclo-ligase; the encoded protein is MEDVKDKKLALRRETRERITSLNSRELAQKQARIEEQLLEFANFQESEIVLFYLSRGVEIDLSRIIEACPRLGKEVVLPLFDQKKQTGCRLLKITGMETEIKAASGHDFEPDPDQCKPVSFDNIDIALIPGVAFDEKGGRLGDGSGRYDRLMPLLPNTARKVGLALENQVYGVLPMESHDKAVDIIITENRIIYKI
- the serS gene encoding serine--tRNA ligase, whose amino-acid sequence is MLEIKYVRQNLEDVRNALSKRGDTADLETFAGADEKRRRILAELEELRHRRNVVSDEIAAMKKQGQSADEQIAQMKEVSTRVKTLEQSLGEYESRINEIMIRIPNMPHESVPEGRDEDDNAVVRHVGRPPEFDFEPLPHWTVGENLGILDFERAAKIAGARFPLYMGDAALLERALISFMLSLHTLEHGYKEVLPPFIVNRHSMTCTGQLPKFEEDLFKLEGRDYFLIPTAEVPVTNIHQDEILDETHLPVYYTAFTPCFRAEAGSYGKDTRGLIRQHQFNKVELVKFAAPENSYDELEKLLSDAESVLKALELAYRVVLLCTGDMGFASAKTYDIEVWMPAQQKYREISSCSNFESFQARRAGIRFKRKGRKGTELVHTLNGSGLAVGRTLAALLENYQQADGSVVIPEALRPYMGGKEKITL
- the thrC gene encoding threonine synthase encodes the protein MRVDQFPKDIQPYLIPGPGGDLIYRCLNCQKEFGIRHLLYTCPACGHVLLLYDTDFERLKKISGPMWRRIFDYRRMLNIPALNGIYRYHELIGPVLPLDAAVFLGEGHTPVVEANARLQKKAGIRFYFKNDGQNPSASFKDRGMASALSYIRYLLQQGYVSDVLAVCASTGDTSAAAALYASFLHPDVKSAVLLPHKRVTPQQLSQPLGSGAMVFEVPGVFDDCMKIVEHLSEHYNVALLNSKNAWRILGQESYSYEIAQGFEYDMAGKAVVAPVGNAGNITAIMSGFLKFHDLGIIEDLPRIVGVQSEHANPVYKYYLEPDPEKRCFEPVQVKPSVAQAAMIGNPVSMPRVIRLVAEYNRRAGQQKVFVEEVTEQQIMDWQLRANRNGHVVCTHGGECLAGLVAAKKSGKIAADETAILDSTAHALKFADFQQMYFDNNFPPEYGIIPRDELVNAPELVCPEDLDKVPRPGRPLSGDDLAHFVQRTAEDIAMRLDLKKV
- a CDS encoding tetratricopeptide repeat protein — its product is MERKKMAFVKVFGIVCISIMLCACAHTGASTAKKQQADAARNLGEAYMADGNYTRALRELLKAEHLNPNDPYVHNALGLTYLAKENPEKAVSHLERALELRPEYSPARNNLGAAYIALEQWDKAAECFEQVADDLLYTTPFYPLTNLGYIYYQTGEYEKAEKYYNEALELEYDFPKALHGLGQVYMATGDINKAVRYLERAKENAPKSAMICMDLGRAYTRQHEYHKAIDAYKKAAAIADGSALADQARQKAEDVRNMW
- the lon gene encoding endopeptidase La, with the translated sequence MINIPKIFKTSDHQEGRAVLPLLPLRDIVVFPHMVSPLFVGRTKSINALSEAMNDEEKYIFLATQTNPGEDHPKQKDINRIGTVAKVLQMLRLPDGTVKTVVEGKHRARITDFEASESFFKVHLELLEEPDLEEGEREAYLRNVVDAFKAYTQQNKNISKETVETISNLTDPVELLYTAAAQFSFKARDNQQLLETQSLTERLTYLIELINQETVILQTDQRIKNRIKKQMEQSQKNYYLNEQIRAIKKEMGEDESEDNELKELEERIENKELPEEAEEKVRHEFNKLKRMTPMSAEATVTRNYIDWILSLPWFEKSEISEDIDEAEKILDEDHYGLERPKERILEYLAVQALVKKIRGPILCLVGPPGVGKTSLAKSVSRATGREFVRLSLGGVRDEAEIRGHRRTYIGAMPGKIIQSLRKAGANNPVFCLDEVDKMSMDFRGDPSAALLEVLDPEQNYGFNDHYLDMDYDLSDILFITTANTLPDIPVPLQDRMEIIRLPGYTEYEKYNITELFLVPKQIRLNGLDVEKVKFSKNAVYTIIRNYTREAGVRNLEREIASICRKIARKVAKTGADKVIHVNSRSVEKYLGPVQYRRGQLEEKDLVGIVTGLAWTQFGGELLYVESAIMPGKGDFNVTGKLGDVMKESARAAISYVRSRSGQFNIDPKFYEKFDIHIHVPEGATPKDGPSAGIAMCTSIISTLTRLPVRRDLAMTGEITLRGRVLPVGGLKEKILAAHRAGIHNVIIPADNEKDLKEIPATIMRQIQIVPVQHMDEVIGRAIVVEEGSYLYRRDDGEAEIPDFPPRDPGKSSDNDRPAIADI